A genome region from Schistocerca nitens isolate TAMUIC-IGC-003100 chromosome 4, iqSchNite1.1, whole genome shotgun sequence includes the following:
- the LOC126251313 gene encoding uncharacterized protein LOC126251313, whose translation MQDCKFYIRSTNTDFVEKQRNILDLINAFDKEKHEKEKEDPDRSCTESMEVDSTCERVSLKRKRSETKHFRGKESIFKKPIDFPPRFRVRDIPDHQRNPHKWVKYTLGDVSPDDMTNQANTAAALSFLRELEERKQKQTPEGNKEEVRRIIFKPSHQVAKKASDQLVEETSNASRTESLKTSVFRSSKLVMPEYVVGMEKKTRPKKIKKDNSQSTLRKVSLNHLYENEDE comes from the coding sequence ATGCAGGATTGTAAGTTCTATATAAGAAGCACAAATACTGACTTTGTAGAAAAGCAGCGAAACATATTAGACTTAATAAACGCATTTGACAAGGAGAAACATGAAAAGGAAAAGGAAGATCCTGACAGAAGTTGTACGGAGTCTATGGAAGTCGACAGCACATGTGAAAGAGTGTCACTGAAGAGGAAAAGATCAGAAACGAAACATTTCAGAGGTAAAGAGAGTATTTTTAAGAAACCAATCGACTTCCCTCCTCGTTTTCGTGTTAGAGATATACCAGATCATCAAAGAAATCCGCACAAATGGGTGAAGTATACTCTAGGGGATGTGTCGCCAGACGATATGACAAATCAGGCTAATACAGCTGCTGCTCTGTCATTTCTTCGAGAGTtggaagaaaggaaacagaaacaaACTCCAGAAGGTAACAAGGAAGAAGTCAGACGAATCATTTTCAAACCTTCACATCAGGTCGCAAAGAAAGCAAGTGACCAACTGGTAGAAGAAACTTCGAATGCAAGTAGAACAGAGAGTTTAAAGACTTCAGTTTTCAGGAGCTCCAAACTCGTGATGCCAGAATACGTTGTtgggatggaaaagaaaactagGCCAAAAAAGATCAAAAAAGACAATTCTCAATCCACTCTAAGAAAAGTGTCACTTAATCACTTGTatgaaaatgaagatgaatga